In Musa acuminata AAA Group cultivar baxijiao chromosome BXJ3-11, Cavendish_Baxijiao_AAA, whole genome shotgun sequence, one DNA window encodes the following:
- the LOC135652590 gene encoding LOB domain-containing protein CRL1-like — protein sequence MAGFGSPCGACKFLRRKCVSGCVFAPFFHHEQGAAHFAAIHKVFGASNVAKLLMHLPMADRSEAAITISYEAQARLQNPIYGCVAHIFALQQQVVNLQAQVASLEAQAAQGLGNGMTASLNREEDRLYSALQPRQHDLQGFIDQARPFSSSPPSDVECMNSYNNWISEVNFDMADEDLALGIENETLSPMACFDMQDDFWKSVYHDANVRH from the exons ATGGCTGGATTTGGGTCTCCCTGCGGAGCCTGCAAGTTCCTGAGGCGGAAGTGCGTCAGCGGCTGCGTCTTTGCTCCGTTCTTCCACCACGAGCAAGGCGCTGCGCACTTCGCGGCTATCCACAAGGTGTTCGGGGCGAGCAACGTCGCGAAGCTGCTCATGCACCTGCCCATGGCGGACCGCTCCGAGGCCGCCATTACCATATCCTACGAAGCACAAGCTCGGCTCCAAAACCCTATTTACGGCTGCGTCGCCCACATCTTCGCCCTCCAGCAACAA GTTGTGAATCTACAAGCTCAGGTGGCCTCTCTCGAGGCACAAGCAGCACAAGGGCTTGGGAACGGCATGACCGCGAGCCTTAATCGTGAAGAAGACAGGCTCTACAGTGCACTGCAACCTCGTCAACATGATCTCCAGGGCTTCATTGATCAAGCGAGGCCGTTTTCTTCGAGCCCCCCATCGGATGTGGAGTGCATGAACAGCTACAACAATTGGATTTCTGAGGTCAACTTCGACATGGCCGATGAGGATTTGGCGTTGGGGATCGAGAACGAGACGCTCTCACCGATGGCCTGCTTTGACATGCAAGACGACTTTTGGAAGTCAGTGTATCACGACGCGAACGTCCGCCATTGA
- the LOC135652493 gene encoding uncharacterized protein LOC135652493 has translation MRTSVAAAAATKKKKKKNDGPKPAPSAATVGILSFEVASAMSRAVSLYRSLSESEMARFRSQILASHGVRHLVSSDEHFLLSLALAEKLDDLNGVATVASRLGRRCSHPALLGFEHVYSDLLAGRIDPASLGFLSKDMDGTIRKMERFVSSTAALYSELEVLTELEHAAKKFHQNPVHDASRRAVDQKIQWQRQDVKHLRGSSLWNQTYDKVVLLLARAICTIHSRISLVFWETICSSDCLVADQSCQLSDQLIVSAHHPIHSGSLRSGSVNSISGQIPKMTPDAEAGAKLRREGLRFHCGASPGRLFMECLSLGSSALLKESDEQFSNERCLSRPAFGAPVPFSGEVVQHMSGRRSKFGPRSKLTMLAAPSTVGGSALALHYANIIIIIEKLLKYTHLVGDDARDDLYQMLPSTLRAALRRSLKSCVKNLAIYDAPLAHDWKEALEKILSWLSPMAHDMIRWQTDRNFEQQQITSTTNVVLLQTLYYADREKTEEVVCELLVGLNYICRYEQQQNALLDCTSSLDLDECMPSWHMQYVS, from the coding sequence ATGCGGACTTccgtcgccgctgccgccgccaccaagaagaagaaaaagaagaatgacGGCCCCAAGCCGGCGCCTTCCGCCGCCACCGTCGGGATCCTCTCCTTCGAGGTCGCCAGCGCCATGTCCCGCGCCGTCAGCCTCTACCGCTCCCTTTCCGAATCTGAGATGGCCCGGTTCCGCTCCCAAATCCTGGCGTCCCACGGCGTCCGCCATCTCGTCTCCTCCGACGAGCACTTCCTTCTTTCCCTCGCCCTTGCCGAGAAGCTAGACGACCTCAACGGCGTTGCCACCGTCGCCTCCCGCCTcggccgccgctgctcccaccCCGCCCTCCTTGGCTTCGAGCACGTCTACTCCGACCTCCTCGCGGGTCGCATCGACCCTGCCAGCCTCGGCTTCCTCTCCAAGGACATGGATGGGACTATCCGCAAGATGGAGCGCTTCGTCTCGTCCACCGCGGCGCTCTACTCCGAGTTGGAGGTCCTGACGGAGCTAGAGCACGCTGCCAAGAAGTTCCACCAAAATCCAGTCCACGACGCCAGCCGCCGGGCCGTTGACCAGAAAATCCAGTGGCAGCGGCAAGATGTTAAGCACCTGCGTGGCTCCTCCCTTTGGAACCAGACTTACGACAAGGTCGTCCTCCTCCTTGCCCGAGCTATCTGCACCATCCATTCCCGGATATCCCTCGTGTTCTGGGAGACGATCTGCAGTTCGGATTGCCTAGTCGCCGACCAAAGCTGTCAGCTTTCAGATCAACTCATTGTTTCAGCTCATCATCCAATTCATTCAGGGTCCCTAAGATCAGGTTCTGTAAATAGCATATCTGGTCAGATCCCCAAGATGACTCCTGATGCTGAAGCGGGTGCGAAGCTCCGGAGGGAGGGCCTCAGATTCCACTGTGGGGCGAGTCCGGGGAGGCTCTTCATGGAGTGCCTCAGTTTAGGCAGCTCTGCTTTACTGAAAGAGAGTGATGAGCAATTCTCGAACGAGCGGTGTCTCAGCCGTCCTGCTTTCGGTGCTCCGGTTCCATTTAGCGGCGAAGTGGTTCAGCACATGAGTGGTAGGAGATCGAAGTTTGGGCCGAGGAGTAAGCTGACGATGCTCGCCGCGCCCTCTACGGTGGGCGGTTCCGCTCTCGCATTGCATTATGCGAACATCATAATTATCATAGAGAAGTTACTGAAGTATACGCATCTCGTCGGAGACGATGCAAGAGACGACTTGTACCAGATGTTGCCGTCGACCTTAAGAGCAGCTCTCAGAAGGAGTCTCAAGTCATGCGTGAAGAATCTAGCTATTTACGATGCTCCTCTTGCGCATGATTGGAAGGAAGCACTCGAGAAGATTTTGAGCTGGCTTTCACCCATGGCTCATGACATGATCCGATGGCAGACCGATCGCAACTTCGAGCAGCAGCAGATAACGTCGACGACGAATGTGGTATTGCTTCAGACTTTGTATTATGCCGACAGGGAGAAGACAGAGGAAGTCGTTTGCGAGCTTCTGGTGGGGTTAAATTACATTTGCCGGTATGAGCAGCAGCAAAATGCATTATTGGATTGTACGAGTAGTTTGGACTTGGATGAGTGCATGCCATCATGGCATATGCAATACGTTTCTTAG